The following are from one region of the Rhodopirellula sp. P2 genome:
- a CDS encoding DUF1501 domain-containing protein, which yields MSTPHLSNGGRQFLNRRGFLGNAATGLGSIALLDLLAKDRLLANQPQIDPARPFATRPSHFPAKAKNVLVIFCAGGVSQLETWDYKPELIKLDGRPLEGGPAVTFQGPAGDLARPQYKFRQRGQTGKWVSDMLPHLAELTDDIAFIHSLTSITNTHGPAENFLSTGSQLDGFPSLGSWTSYALGTENQNLPAYVAIPDPRGVPQNGSNNWGPGFLPAAFQGTTVSSKSPIRHLRAPGMSNVADDASRALLKRMNERHLEQHPGDSKLAARIASYELAARMQLSVPEITDLTSEPAHVLKSYGADDESNPTRAAYAKNCILARRLIESGVRFVQLFNGAYASGGALNWDGHGKLKEQYDTHAEILDQPTAAMIKDMKARGLLEDTLIVWCTEFGRMPFFQKGAKGRDHNPDGFTCWMTGAGVKPGVSHGVTDELGQRAVQDIHPLYDLNATILHLLGLDHERLTFEHNGIERRLTNVEGHLIREVLA from the coding sequence ATGTCCACTCCTCACCTTTCCAACGGCGGTCGTCAGTTTTTGAATCGCCGCGGGTTCCTCGGCAATGCAGCGACCGGTTTGGGATCGATCGCGCTGTTGGATTTGTTGGCCAAGGATCGACTCTTGGCCAATCAACCGCAGATTGACCCGGCTCGTCCGTTTGCGACGCGGCCCAGTCATTTTCCGGCCAAAGCCAAGAATGTGCTGGTGATCTTTTGCGCCGGAGGGGTCAGCCAGCTCGAAACGTGGGACTACAAACCGGAGCTCATCAAACTCGATGGGCGTCCGTTGGAAGGTGGGCCGGCGGTCACTTTTCAAGGGCCGGCGGGCGACTTGGCTCGTCCGCAATACAAGTTTCGCCAACGCGGCCAGACCGGGAAGTGGGTCAGCGACATGCTTCCGCACCTGGCGGAATTGACGGACGACATCGCCTTCATTCACTCCCTGACCAGCATCACCAACACGCACGGGCCAGCCGAAAATTTCTTGTCCACTGGCAGCCAGTTGGATGGGTTTCCCAGCTTGGGATCGTGGACCAGTTACGCACTGGGGACGGAGAACCAAAACCTGCCCGCGTATGTGGCGATTCCCGACCCGCGGGGCGTGCCGCAGAACGGTTCCAACAACTGGGGGCCTGGATTTTTGCCGGCGGCTTTCCAAGGCACGACGGTCAGTTCGAAATCGCCGATCCGACACCTCCGCGCCCCCGGCATGTCAAACGTTGCGGACGACGCCAGTCGTGCGTTGCTCAAACGGATGAACGAACGCCATTTGGAACAACATCCAGGGGACAGCAAATTGGCGGCTCGGATTGCCAGCTATGAACTGGCCGCTCGGATGCAATTGAGCGTGCCCGAGATCACCGATTTGACGTCGGAACCGGCCCACGTGTTGAAAAGCTATGGCGCGGATGATGAGTCCAACCCGACCCGCGCGGCTTACGCCAAGAACTGCATCCTGGCTCGTCGTTTGATCGAAAGCGGCGTCCGATTTGTGCAGTTGTTCAATGGAGCCTACGCCAGCGGCGGTGCTCTGAACTGGGACGGGCATGGCAAGCTGAAGGAACAATACGATACCCACGCCGAGATTCTGGACCAACCCACCGCGGCGATGATCAAAGACATGAAGGCCCGTGGGCTGCTCGAGGACACGTTGATCGTGTGGTGCACTGAGTTTGGACGCATGCCGTTCTTTCAAAAGGGTGCCAAAGGTCGCGATCACAACCCCGATGGATTCACATGCTGGATGACGGGCGCTGGGGTGAAGCCCGGTGTCAGCCACGGAGTGACGGACGAACTCGGGCAAAGGGCCGTGCAGGATATCCACCCACTCTATGATTTGAATGCCACGATCTTGCACCTGCTGGGGCTTGACCACGAGCGTCTGACCTTCGAACACAACGGCATCGAACGCCGCCTGACGAATGTCGAAGGGCATCTGATTCGCGAAGTTTTGGCGTAG
- a CDS encoding DUF1570 domain-containing protein, which yields MSSKTLAPSIRPGLVEFRIGNKWQSGLHLIESQDESLVIGRDGWLHTISRTEKSEAMRSVTGKFLPTTSVELRNQLRAEFGREFEVIATQNFLVVQPRGRGSRWPKMFEQCHRSFVNYMERRGVKVREGRFPMVAVVLPDARAMYDEIARLGIDVSRVAGLYANKCNRVMTHDGGALSSIAATVRHEAAHQSAFNCGVHSRVNDTPSWVTEGIGQMFEPTAMSSGRSGTRLVERVNKDSVRQLRETIDMDDPAEVARWVDRMIRSDDLFRNPTTIHTAYALAWSMMFYLAERDTEAFADILNFTATRPPFETYRSGQRMIDFERVVGSDVRDFSNRLTRFVANLPSQ from the coding sequence GTGTCTTCCAAAACACTGGCTCCCTCGATTCGACCGGGGTTGGTCGAATTTCGAATTGGGAACAAGTGGCAAAGCGGTCTGCACTTGATTGAGTCGCAAGATGAATCGCTGGTGATTGGCAGAGACGGTTGGTTGCACACGATCAGTCGAACAGAAAAATCAGAAGCGATGCGGTCGGTCACGGGAAAATTCCTGCCGACCACTTCGGTCGAACTTCGCAACCAATTGCGGGCTGAGTTCGGCAGGGAGTTTGAGGTGATTGCCACCCAAAACTTCTTGGTGGTCCAACCCCGAGGCCGCGGGAGTCGTTGGCCGAAAATGTTTGAGCAATGTCATCGCTCGTTTGTGAACTACATGGAACGACGCGGCGTGAAAGTTCGCGAGGGTCGCTTTCCGATGGTGGCGGTGGTTTTGCCCGATGCTCGCGCCATGTACGACGAGATCGCGAGATTGGGAATCGATGTTTCGCGTGTCGCCGGTCTGTACGCAAACAAGTGCAACCGTGTGATGACGCATGACGGTGGTGCCTTGAGTTCCATCGCAGCGACCGTTCGCCATGAAGCGGCTCATCAATCGGCCTTCAATTGCGGCGTGCACAGCCGAGTCAACGACACCCCGAGCTGGGTGACGGAAGGCATCGGTCAAATGTTTGAACCCACGGCGATGAGTTCGGGACGAAGCGGAACCCGATTGGTCGAGCGTGTGAACAAAGACTCGGTCCGGCAACTCCGTGAAACCATCGACATGGATGATCCCGCGGAAGTGGCGCGATGGGTGGACCGGATGATCCGCAGCGATGACCTGTTTCGCAACCCGACCACGATCCACACCGCCTACGCACTGGCTTGGTCGATGATGTTCTACCTGGCCGAACGTGACACCGAGGCTTTCGCGGACATTTTGAACTTCACGGCCACACGGCCCCCGTTTGAAACCTATCGATCCGGCCAACGGATGATCGATTTTGAACGCGTGGTGGGCAGCGACGTGCGTGATTTCAGCAATCGATTGACGCGGTTCGTCGCGAATTTGCCGTCCCAATAG
- a CDS encoding Gfo/Idh/MocA family protein, translated as MPSRSPVQPDNASSNKPAGDPVSGSERSAVLDQRANRRKFIQSGGIMLAGGSVLGTNLAVAQGAHVYGDDTLKIGLIGCGSRGTNAVIQAMNTDGATRLVAMADVFENNLQSAYRAIKSKHGQSGPDGKRVDVDGARFVGLDGWKHVLQSDADIVFLTTPPGFRPLHFEKAIEAGKHVFMEKPVATDAPGVRRVLAANEIAKQKGLAVAVGLQRHHEARYRECVERLQEGVIGDPIFARAYWNGAGAKLRPRPNHASELEYQLRQWQHFNWTGGDHIAEQHVHNLDVINWVLGQHPVSAQGQGGRDSRSDQTLGETFDHHMVEFTYAKDVRLLSQCRHVRGCWNTVSEHIHGTQGSCDISAAIIRDTSGKVVWQSAQKNSKDKGCQQAQNDLFAALRNGEIPNEGEYGATSTMTAIMGRMASYSGKIVRWNEALQSGHCLADVDTLNSLQDIAPVQPLPDGNYAVAVPGQTKVL; from the coding sequence ATGCCCTCTCGCTCCCCCGTGCAGCCCGACAACGCGTCGTCGAACAAGCCCGCTGGTGATCCGGTTTCCGGTTCGGAGCGATCGGCCGTCTTGGACCAACGCGCCAATCGTCGCAAATTCATCCAAAGCGGCGGCATCATGCTGGCCGGCGGCAGTGTGTTGGGCACCAACCTCGCCGTCGCTCAGGGGGCACATGTCTACGGCGACGACACACTCAAGATTGGCTTGATCGGTTGTGGCAGTCGTGGCACCAACGCTGTGATCCAAGCCATGAACACGGACGGAGCGACTCGCTTGGTCGCCATGGCCGACGTGTTCGAAAACAATCTGCAATCGGCCTATCGAGCGATCAAAAGCAAACATGGTCAAAGTGGGCCCGACGGGAAGCGAGTCGATGTTGACGGGGCTCGGTTCGTCGGGCTGGACGGTTGGAAACACGTGCTGCAAAGCGATGCCGACATCGTCTTCCTGACCACACCTCCCGGATTCCGTCCGCTGCATTTTGAGAAAGCGATTGAAGCCGGCAAACATGTCTTCATGGAAAAACCGGTCGCGACCGACGCGCCGGGCGTCCGGCGTGTTCTGGCGGCCAACGAAATTGCGAAACAAAAGGGCTTGGCCGTCGCGGTTGGCCTGCAACGCCACCATGAAGCACGCTACCGGGAATGCGTTGAACGCCTTCAAGAAGGTGTGATTGGTGACCCCATCTTCGCCCGTGCCTACTGGAACGGTGCGGGGGCCAAACTGCGGCCTCGTCCCAACCACGCTTCAGAACTGGAATATCAACTTCGCCAGTGGCAACACTTCAACTGGACTGGTGGCGACCACATTGCCGAACAACACGTTCACAACCTGGATGTGATCAATTGGGTGCTCGGTCAGCACCCGGTCTCCGCCCAAGGCCAAGGCGGCCGCGATTCACGATCCGATCAAACGCTCGGCGAAACGTTTGATCATCACATGGTCGAGTTCACCTACGCAAAGGACGTGCGACTGCTCAGTCAATGCCGCCATGTTCGTGGCTGCTGGAACACCGTCAGTGAACACATCCATGGCACGCAAGGGTCCTGTGACATCAGCGCTGCGATCATTCGCGACACCAGCGGCAAAGTGGTCTGGCAGAGCGCACAGAAGAACTCCAAAGACAAGGGCTGCCAGCAAGCCCAGAACGACCTCTTCGCAGCACTTCGAAATGGAGAGATTCCCAACGAAGGTGAATACGGGGCGACCAGCACCATGACCGCGATCATGGGGCGAATGGCCAGCTACTCGGGCAAAATTGTTCGCTGGAACGAGGCCCTGCAAAGCGGCCACTGCTTGGCCGACGTTGACACGCTGAATTCCCTTCAGGACATCGCCCCCGTTCAGCCACTTCCCGACGGAAACTACGCGGTCGCGGTCCCCGGCCAAACCAAGGTTCTCTAA
- a CDS encoding peptidylprolyl isomerase yields MLALSPFHFRRSRRLATAPILAGLFLTAGLVANVQVGWVGQASAQDAGANPEQHPHEHPDGNADAAEPGVDGGRVKDDPEAIAKTMAEMPDDVRKEAEEVYAKFRATHKELLASMLELRKIHIRYNNDIDRSRDASKAFRAQQHKTWDLMQEQMENSVKVFRLLPSPEAASYMVTMVQHHFDNDIYDLATFEAAARLIDIGQNYRYLFLAAARAGIANGNFETARKVYESLGQDELEQVDLANKHFLDELEKQYKEEQERMEKIDRDSLPQVRLTTTRGDVLIELYPEEAPSTVANFIQLVEDGFYDGLDFTQVVSNMLALSGDSTGDGRGNSGKFLIDEHTNENAHHVLRGSVVMAKIPMGEGRFIENSASSQFAIFFLPVAVASSHQTVFGRVIEGMDRVSAMRRRDPSKSDEKKIQLPPDAIISAEVVRKGPELPEPNYVDMQAELKKAEAAGLIKLKKPNE; encoded by the coding sequence ATGCTCGCTCTCTCGCCCTTCCATTTTCGACGGTCACGCCGGCTAGCGACTGCCCCGATCCTCGCCGGCTTGTTCTTGACGGCAGGACTGGTCGCCAACGTTCAGGTGGGCTGGGTTGGTCAAGCGTCGGCACAGGATGCTGGTGCCAATCCGGAACAGCATCCGCATGAGCACCCCGACGGCAACGCCGATGCCGCAGAACCGGGCGTTGACGGTGGCCGAGTCAAAGACGATCCCGAGGCAATCGCCAAAACGATGGCGGAGATGCCCGACGACGTTCGCAAAGAAGCGGAGGAGGTTTATGCGAAATTCCGAGCCACTCACAAAGAGTTGCTGGCATCGATGCTGGAACTCCGCAAGATTCACATTCGCTACAACAACGACATCGATCGCAGCCGGGATGCCTCGAAAGCATTTCGGGCACAGCAACACAAAACCTGGGACCTGATGCAGGAGCAAATGGAAAACTCGGTCAAGGTTTTTCGTTTGCTTCCCAGTCCTGAAGCGGCCAGCTACATGGTCACGATGGTCCAGCACCATTTTGACAATGACATCTACGATCTCGCCACGTTCGAAGCCGCAGCGAGGTTGATCGACATCGGCCAAAACTACCGCTACCTGTTCCTCGCCGCCGCCCGCGCGGGGATTGCCAATGGGAATTTCGAGACGGCACGCAAGGTTTACGAATCGCTCGGACAGGACGAACTCGAACAGGTGGACCTCGCCAACAAGCACTTCTTGGATGAGTTGGAAAAGCAATACAAAGAAGAACAAGAACGAATGGAGAAGATCGATCGGGATTCGCTGCCACAAGTTCGCCTGACGACCACTCGCGGTGATGTTCTGATCGAGCTCTATCCAGAAGAAGCTCCCTCCACAGTGGCCAACTTCATCCAACTGGTCGAAGACGGCTTCTACGACGGCTTGGACTTCACACAGGTGGTTTCCAACATGCTGGCGCTGTCTGGTGACTCGACCGGTGATGGACGCGGCAACAGCGGCAAATTCTTGATCGATGAGCACACCAACGAAAACGCGCATCACGTCCTCAGGGGCTCGGTGGTGATGGCGAAGATCCCCATGGGCGAAGGCCGTTTCATCGAAAATTCCGCCAGCTCCCAATTCGCCATTTTCTTCCTGCCCGTCGCCGTGGCCTCCAGTCACCAGACCGTGTTCGGAAGGGTCATCGAAGGCATGGACCGGGTCAGTGCGATGCGTCGCCGCGATCCATCGAAGAGCGACGAGAAAAAGATTCAGCTGCCTCCCGACGCGATCATCTCCGCCGAAGTCGTTCGCAAAGGCCCGGAACTGCCTGAACCCAACTACGTCGACATGCAGGCAGAATTGAAAAAAGCTGAAGCAGCTGGCCTGATCAAACTGAAAAAGCCGAACGAATAG
- the ispF gene encoding 2-C-methyl-D-erythritol 2,4-cyclodiphosphate synthase yields MTSSPSLAFRIGLGYDSHRLGEGGPLRIGGVEIPGDFHAIGHSDADVLLHAVTDALMGAIAGPDIGRLFPDDAEVNRDRDSRDFVVEALRRVQQAGYEINNLDAVILAQKPKMAPHIDTMRESLAEMLQTSVEQVGLKAKTGEGVDAVGRSEAIAARVVVMLHRR; encoded by the coding sequence ATGACCAGCTCTCCCTCCCTCGCCTTTCGAATCGGACTGGGCTACGACTCACACCGGCTGGGAGAAGGCGGTCCACTGCGAATCGGTGGGGTTGAAATTCCTGGGGATTTTCATGCCATCGGTCACAGCGACGCCGATGTGTTGCTGCACGCGGTGACGGACGCGTTGATGGGAGCCATCGCGGGGCCTGACATCGGCCGGTTGTTCCCCGATGACGCCGAAGTCAACCGGGACCGTGACAGCCGCGACTTTGTCGTCGAAGCCCTCCGGCGAGTGCAGCAGGCGGGGTACGAAATCAACAATCTCGACGCGGTGATTTTGGCCCAGAAACCGAAGATGGCACCGCACATTGACACGATGCGGGAATCGCTTGCGGAGATGTTGCAAACCAGCGTCGAACAGGTTGGCTTGAAGGCCAAGACTGGTGAAGGCGTCGATGCTGTCGGACGCAGCGAAGCGATCGCGGCCAGAGTCGTGGTGATGCTTCACCGCCGTTGA
- the fliD gene encoding flagellar filament capping protein FliD, whose protein sequence is MARLQSSIGLVTGTDIVGTVDQLMAISGKPRDRLLAKTEELLGQQQQIASLTASVIGVQLSGDALGSSALFSSKNATSSNDDALSVSTRDEVSNGNHLIRTLRTAATHSVASAQTFSSFDDALSLSGSLTIKPSGFVDTKVSLSQLNNGLGVEGGSIRLTDRSGTSAEVDLSQARTVDDVLQAINDADVDIQATTSGGKIQLIDQTGQTLSNLKVEQLGTAETAADLGLHGIDEAASTVEGHDIPMPDGVESLNGASLSQLGGGNGLGTLTTLDIQTGDGSTASVDLSGATSLNEVIDAINGSGLDVIARINDAGNGLRLRDVSGGAGTFEISSSDDTATNLGIAASTTDDIVVGEDLNFQSVTVDTKLSELNAGAGVGTGSFTIRDSSGQVAGINLAVDEVETIGDLIDQINSLNIGVEAALNESGDGVVVTDTAGGASTLKIEDTGTGTVAASLGLAGTAAPGEGLVGSESVSIEITEDDTLESIVEKINASDRYADASIVSNSDGSYGLQIRSKQGGEAGRISVNLEGVDLNLRTASQGQDALLSISTDGGTERFLTSTDGVFEDEISGLNLTVKELSDDPISVNVDDDHDTIVSAIKRFADQYNKLIDNIEEVTFFDAEANEVGLLFGSSETLRIQNGYSRLLTGTLPSSSGDSIRSFSQIGVRIDENGQLQVDETKLKAALATDTDAVEEFFNKTNDEDENIGMVGQLKKLADTYAGVENGMLIRKTQTLSAHIERNDDRVDSMNTRLDAQRERLLSQYYAMEEAIAKIQANTSSIGSIEYIGPVGSD, encoded by the coding sequence ATGGCTCGCTTGCAATCATCGATCGGATTGGTCACCGGAACCGACATCGTCGGGACGGTGGATCAATTGATGGCCATCAGTGGGAAACCCCGCGATCGGCTGCTTGCGAAAACAGAAGAGCTGCTTGGTCAGCAACAACAAATCGCCTCGCTGACAGCGTCCGTGATTGGCGTGCAACTGTCTGGCGATGCGCTCGGCTCATCGGCTCTGTTCAGCAGCAAGAACGCGACGTCGTCCAATGACGATGCGTTGTCCGTGTCGACTCGCGACGAGGTCTCCAACGGCAACCACCTGATTCGCACGCTCCGAACGGCCGCCACGCACAGTGTTGCCTCCGCGCAAACTTTCAGCTCCTTCGACGACGCTCTGAGCCTGTCGGGTTCGCTCACCATCAAACCAAGCGGATTCGTTGACACCAAAGTCAGCCTCTCCCAGCTCAACAACGGCTTGGGCGTCGAGGGCGGTTCGATCCGGCTGACCGACCGCAGCGGAACCTCCGCGGAAGTCGACCTCTCCCAGGCTCGCACCGTTGACGATGTGCTGCAGGCAATCAACGACGCGGACGTTGACATCCAAGCCACAACATCCGGCGGCAAGATTCAACTGATTGATCAGACTGGTCAAACTCTCAGCAATCTCAAAGTCGAACAACTCGGAACCGCAGAAACCGCCGCTGACCTTGGTCTGCACGGAATCGATGAGGCCGCCAGCACCGTCGAAGGCCACGACATTCCAATGCCCGACGGAGTGGAATCACTCAACGGAGCCAGCCTGTCGCAATTGGGCGGTGGCAACGGTCTGGGGACATTGACGACCCTCGACATTCAAACGGGCGACGGCAGCACGGCCAGCGTCGACCTGTCCGGTGCAACCTCACTCAACGAAGTCATTGACGCGATCAATGGCAGTGGGCTGGATGTCATCGCTCGAATCAACGACGCCGGCAACGGGCTCCGACTGCGGGACGTCTCGGGTGGTGCCGGCACCTTCGAGATCAGTTCGTCCGACGATACCGCGACCAATCTCGGCATCGCTGCCTCCACCACCGATGACATCGTGGTTGGTGAAGACCTCAACTTCCAATCGGTGACAGTCGACACCAAACTTTCCGAATTGAACGCTGGAGCAGGCGTCGGCACCGGCAGTTTCACCATCCGCGACAGCAGCGGTCAGGTTGCCGGGATCAACTTGGCCGTTGACGAGGTCGAAACGATCGGCGACTTGATCGATCAAATCAACTCCCTGAACATCGGCGTCGAAGCAGCCCTCAACGAAAGCGGTGACGGCGTCGTGGTCACCGACACCGCTGGCGGTGCATCCACGCTCAAGATCGAAGACACTGGCACGGGAACCGTCGCCGCCAGTTTGGGATTGGCGGGCACTGCCGCCCCCGGGGAAGGCCTCGTCGGCAGCGAATCCGTTTCGATCGAGATCACCGAAGACGACACGCTCGAATCGATTGTCGAAAAGATCAACGCCTCGGATCGCTATGCCGACGCATCGATCGTGTCGAACTCCGACGGGTCGTACGGGTTGCAAATCCGCAGCAAACAAGGCGGCGAGGCAGGGCGAATCTCGGTCAACCTGGAAGGGGTCGACCTGAACCTGCGAACCGCCTCGCAAGGCCAAGACGCTCTGTTGTCGATTTCGACCGACGGCGGAACCGAGCGTTTCCTGACCTCCACCGACGGCGTGTTTGAAGACGAAATCAGCGGGCTGAACCTGACCGTCAAGGAATTGTCGGACGATCCCATCAGCGTCAACGTGGACGACGATCACGACACAATCGTTTCCGCCATCAAACGATTTGCGGATCAATACAACAAACTGATCGACAACATCGAGGAAGTGACCTTCTTCGATGCGGAAGCCAACGAAGTGGGGTTGCTATTCGGATCTTCCGAAACCCTGCGGATCCAAAACGGGTATTCGCGACTGTTGACCGGAACCCTGCCTTCGAGCAGCGGTGATTCGATTCGCTCCTTCAGCCAGATCGGGGTGCGGATCGATGAAAATGGCCAACTTCAAGTCGACGAAACCAAATTGAAAGCGGCCTTGGCAACCGACACCGATGCCGTCGAAGAGTTCTTCAACAAGACCAACGACGAGGACGAGAACATTGGCATGGTCGGCCAATTGAAGAAACTCGCCGACACCTACGCCGGCGTTGAAAACGGCATGTTGATTCGCAAAACACAGACCTTGTCGGCGCACATCGAACGCAACGATGACCGGGTCGATTCGATGAACACTCGGTTGGACGCCCAACGCGAACGATTGCTGTCCCAGTACTACGCCATGGAAGAAGCGATCGCCAAGATCCAGGCCAACACCTCTTCCATCGGCAGCATCGAGTACATCGGCCCCGTCGGCTCCGATTGA